Proteins co-encoded in one Prescottella sp. R16 genomic window:
- a CDS encoding DUF302 domain-containing protein, protein MELGISTRVNTTFDDAITRTRAALQEQGFGVLTEIDMQATLKAKIGADMEQYVILGACNPQLAHRAVGVDRQIGLLLPCNVVVRGDGDGVVVEAMNPAIMVQVTEDPGLEEVAAEATTRLRAAIDALA, encoded by the coding sequence ATGGAATTGGGAATCTCGACCCGCGTGAACACCACGTTCGACGACGCGATCACCCGGACCCGGGCAGCGTTGCAGGAGCAGGGTTTCGGTGTGCTCACCGAGATCGACATGCAGGCGACGCTGAAAGCGAAGATCGGCGCCGACATGGAGCAGTACGTGATCCTCGGGGCCTGCAACCCGCAGCTCGCGCACCGCGCCGTCGGGGTGGACCGGCAGATCGGTCTGCTGCTGCCGTGCAACGTCGTCGTCCGTGGTGACGGTGACGGCGTCGTCGTCGAGGCCATGAACCCGGCGATCATGGTGCAGGTGACCGAGGATCCCGGGCTCGAGGAGGTCGCCGCCGAGGCGACCACTCGATTGCGGGCCGCGATCGACGCTCTCGCCTGA
- a CDS encoding metal-sensitive transcriptional regulator encodes MTGDEESIALVLNRLRRAQGQLAGVISMIENGRECKDVVTQLAAVSRALDRAGFKIVASGMRECLSGNGNASEPLTEAELEKLFLALA; translated from the coding sequence ATGACCGGAGACGAGGAGAGCATCGCACTGGTGCTCAACCGCCTGCGCCGCGCGCAGGGGCAGTTGGCGGGTGTCATCTCGATGATCGAGAACGGACGCGAGTGCAAGGACGTCGTCACCCAGTTGGCGGCGGTGTCCCGGGCCCTCGACCGCGCCGGATTCAAGATCGTCGCGAGCGGGATGCGGGAATGCCTGTCCGGCAACGGGAATGCGTCCGAGCCGCTCACCGAGGCGGAACTGGAGAAGCTGTTCCTGGCGCTCGCCTGA
- a CDS encoding DUF3017 domain-containing protein, whose amino-acid sequence MLAVLLVVAVAFGLVLADRWRRGALVLGGAALLAAGFRAVLAPDQVGLLAVRGKGFDVVSMTVVGAAIMTLAASIDPLGTD is encoded by the coding sequence ATGCTGGCCGTCCTCCTCGTGGTGGCCGTCGCATTCGGGCTGGTCCTCGCCGATCGGTGGCGGCGCGGTGCCCTCGTCCTCGGGGGTGCCGCGCTGCTCGCGGCCGGATTCCGGGCCGTCCTCGCGCCCGACCAGGTGGGGCTGCTGGCGGTGCGCGGCAAGGGATTCGACGTCGTCTCCATGACGGTCGTCGGCGCCGCGATCATGACGCTGGCCGCATCGATCGATCCCCTCGGGACCGACTGA
- a CDS encoding GNAT family N-acetyltransferase has translation MSSAPQLPSDLPGPRVVLTPIRPEHRGRLREIHGTPEVARWWKQPDADWPAPEPGTTAYAVLLDGAVIGFVQWYHEPEPEYRHAGIDLFLDPAVHGRGLGTEVVRVLCAHLVDDHGFHRIVIDPEAANAAAIACYRKVGFRDVGVMREYYLGADGVWRDGLMMELLARELVR, from the coding sequence ATGTCATCGGCTCCGCAACTTCCGTCCGATCTTCCCGGCCCGCGCGTGGTGTTGACGCCGATCCGACCCGAGCACCGCGGCCGGCTCCGCGAGATCCACGGGACACCGGAGGTGGCCCGGTGGTGGAAGCAACCGGACGCCGACTGGCCGGCCCCCGAGCCGGGGACGACCGCGTACGCGGTGCTCCTGGACGGTGCCGTGATCGGGTTCGTGCAGTGGTATCACGAGCCGGAGCCGGAGTACCGGCACGCCGGGATCGACCTGTTCCTCGATCCGGCGGTGCACGGGCGCGGCCTGGGAACCGAAGTGGTGCGGGTGCTGTGCGCGCATCTCGTCGACGACCACGGATTCCATCGCATCGTCATCGACCCGGAGGCCGCGAATGCTGCTGCGATCGCGTGCTACCGGAAGGTGGGTTTCCGCGACGTCGGCGTCATGCGCGAGTACTACCTGGGCGCGGACGGGGTGTGGCGGGACGGGCTGATGATGGAGCTACTGGCCCGGGAGTTGGTGCGCTGA
- a CDS encoding LysR family transcriptional regulator produces the protein MPLSRRVPDLAALDVLVTVGRLGSMGAAGREHGLSQQAVSARVRSAERLLGIRVFDRGAGGVRPTSEGALILEWASAILDTAEELASGAAALRGERHANLTVAASMTIAEYLVPGWTVAMRRKHPAVVTSVHLCNSADVAAQVRAGDADLGFVEGPAVPDGLRSVEVAADELVVVVPPGHQWIRCAPITVTELAATPLIQREPGSGTRTTLEHAVPDCVEPLLELTSCTAVKAAVVAGNAPAVMSSLAVDADLHDGRLAAVPVAGLRMPRRLLAVWDETRGLRGAARDFLDIARDDR, from the coding sequence ATGCCGCTTTCGCGCCGGGTACCGGACCTCGCTGCACTCGACGTGCTGGTCACGGTGGGTCGGCTCGGCAGCATGGGTGCCGCCGGACGGGAACACGGCCTCAGCCAGCAGGCCGTGAGCGCCCGGGTGCGGTCGGCCGAACGGCTCCTCGGGATCCGCGTCTTCGACCGTGGCGCCGGCGGTGTCCGGCCCACGTCGGAGGGCGCGCTCATCCTGGAGTGGGCGTCCGCGATCCTCGACACCGCCGAGGAACTCGCGTCCGGGGCGGCGGCGCTGCGCGGGGAACGGCACGCCAACCTCACCGTTGCCGCCAGCATGACGATCGCCGAATACCTCGTCCCCGGCTGGACGGTCGCGATGCGCCGCAAACATCCGGCCGTCGTCACGTCCGTGCACCTGTGCAATTCGGCCGACGTCGCCGCGCAGGTGCGAGCCGGGGACGCCGACCTCGGATTCGTGGAGGGGCCGGCCGTCCCGGACGGGCTGCGCTCGGTGGAGGTGGCCGCCGACGAACTCGTCGTGGTGGTTCCGCCCGGACACCAGTGGATCCGGTGCGCCCCGATCACCGTCACCGAACTGGCCGCCACCCCGCTCATCCAGCGCGAACCGGGCTCCGGCACCCGCACCACCCTCGAACACGCCGTCCCCGACTGTGTCGAACCGTTGCTCGAACTGACGTCGTGCACCGCGGTCAAAGCCGCCGTCGTCGCCGGCAACGCGCCCGCCGTCATGTCGTCACTGGCCGTCGACGCCGACCTGCACGACGGCAGGCTCGCCGCCGTACCCGTCGCCGGACTCCGGATGCCGCGGCGCCTGCTCGCGGTGTGGGACGAGACCCGCGGACTGCGCGGCGCCGCCCGCGACTTCCTCGACATCGCCCGCGACGACCGGTGA
- a CDS encoding pentapeptide repeat-containing protein: MAADLVEIVGEDFADARLPQQTWTRQHYTGCSFRDADLSGLRTEFTVFTDCDFTGTDLADSHHFSTAFRSCTFTRATLWHSSFRSCSLLGSTFTDCQLRPLQVEEVDFTLASLAGADLRGIDFTDSRFREANLVGADMRGAVLQSVDLFGARVQGVKLGGADLRGAHVDPVLWTTADLDGTRIELTQAVTYAAAHGLVVEH; encoded by the coding sequence ATGGCAGCGGACCTTGTGGAGATCGTGGGGGAGGATTTCGCGGATGCGCGTCTTCCCCAGCAGACGTGGACCCGGCAGCACTACACGGGGTGCTCGTTCCGGGACGCCGATCTGAGCGGACTGCGCACCGAGTTCACGGTGTTCACGGACTGCGATTTCACGGGCACCGATCTCGCCGACTCGCACCACTTCTCGACCGCGTTCCGGTCGTGTACCTTCACGCGGGCGACACTGTGGCACAGCAGTTTCCGTAGCTGCAGTCTCCTCGGCTCGACATTCACGGACTGTCAGTTGCGGCCGCTCCAGGTCGAGGAGGTCGACTTCACGCTCGCATCACTGGCCGGTGCCGACCTGCGCGGCATCGACTTCACCGACTCCCGCTTCCGGGAAGCGAACCTCGTCGGCGCCGACATGCGCGGCGCGGTCCTGCAGTCCGTCGACCTGTTCGGCGCCCGCGTCCAGGGAGTGAAACTCGGCGGCGCCGATCTCCGCGGCGCCCACGTCGACCCCGTCCTGTGGACCACCGCCGACCTCGACGGCACCCGCATCGAACTCACCCAGGCCGTCACCTACGCCGCCGCCCACGGCCTCGTCGTCGAACACTGA
- a CDS encoding tRNA (cytidine(34)-2'-O)-methyltransferase, with product MFRVMFHQPCIPPNTGNAIRMVAGTGCELHLVGPLGFDLSEPKLRRAGLDYHDLASVTVHEDLEAAWAALNPERVFAFTAHASTSYAEVAYRAGDVLLFGPEPTGLSEEVLNDPHVTDRVRIPMVPGRRSLNLSNAAAVVTYEAWRQHGFAGGE from the coding sequence GTGTTCCGAGTGATGTTCCATCAGCCCTGCATTCCCCCCAATACCGGTAATGCGATCCGCATGGTCGCGGGCACGGGGTGCGAGCTGCATCTCGTGGGGCCGCTGGGGTTCGATCTGTCGGAGCCGAAGCTGCGTCGCGCGGGCTTGGACTACCACGATCTGGCGTCGGTGACGGTGCACGAGGATCTCGAGGCGGCGTGGGCGGCGTTGAACCCGGAGCGGGTGTTCGCGTTCACCGCCCACGCGTCGACGTCGTATGCCGAGGTCGCCTACCGGGCCGGTGACGTGCTGTTGTTCGGCCCCGAGCCCACCGGGCTGTCCGAGGAGGTCCTGAACGATCCGCACGTCACCGACCGGGTCCGCATCCCGATGGTGCCGGGACGCCGTTCCCTGAATCTGTCCAACGCGGCCGCCGTCGTCACCTACGAGGCCTGGCGCCAGCACGGCTTCGCCGGAGGCGAATAA
- a CDS encoding bifunctional o-acetylhomoserine/o-acetylserine sulfhydrylase — translation MTDITDTWSFETKQVHAGQLPDGTTNARALPIYQTTSYTFDSTDHAAALFGLAEPGNIYTRIMNPTQDAVEQRIAALEGGVAALLLASGQAAETFAILNLAGAGDHIVASPRVYGGTYNLFHYTLRRLGIDVSFVDDPDDIEQWRAAIRPNTKAFYGESVSNPRNDIFDIPGVSKVAHENGLPLIIDNTVASPYLIRPLEHGADIVVHSATKYLGGHGTSIAGVIVDGGTFDWTQGRHDVFTTPDPSYNGVVYADLGAPAFALKARVQLLRDLGSAVSPFNAFLIAQGIETLSLRMERHVANAKAVAEFLEAHPEVATVSYAGLPSSPWYERGKTIAPRGTGAIVTFELKGGVDAGKKFVDALTLHSHVANIGDVRSLVIHPASTTHSQLTPQEQLAAGVTPGLVRLAVGIEGIADIIADLETGFAAAAS, via the coding sequence ATGACCGATATCACGGACACCTGGAGCTTCGAGACGAAGCAGGTCCACGCCGGCCAGTTGCCCGACGGCACCACCAACGCGCGGGCGCTGCCGATCTACCAGACCACGTCGTACACGTTCGACAGCACCGATCATGCGGCCGCACTGTTCGGTCTGGCCGAGCCCGGCAACATCTACACCCGCATCATGAACCCGACGCAGGACGCCGTCGAGCAGCGGATCGCCGCACTCGAGGGTGGCGTGGCGGCCCTGCTGCTCGCGTCCGGTCAGGCCGCGGAGACGTTCGCGATCCTCAACCTCGCAGGAGCCGGCGACCACATCGTGGCCAGCCCGCGCGTCTACGGCGGCACCTACAACCTGTTCCACTACACGCTGCGCCGGCTGGGTATCGACGTGTCGTTCGTCGACGATCCGGACGACATCGAGCAGTGGCGGGCCGCGATCCGACCGAACACGAAGGCGTTCTACGGCGAGTCCGTCTCGAATCCGCGCAACGACATCTTCGACATCCCGGGGGTGTCGAAGGTCGCGCACGAGAACGGTCTCCCGCTGATCATCGACAACACCGTCGCGAGCCCGTACCTGATCCGGCCGCTCGAGCACGGCGCCGACATCGTCGTCCATTCGGCGACCAAGTACCTCGGCGGGCACGGCACCTCGATCGCCGGTGTGATCGTCGACGGCGGCACGTTCGACTGGACCCAGGGCCGGCACGACGTGTTCACCACCCCGGATCCGAGCTACAACGGTGTCGTCTACGCCGATCTGGGTGCGCCGGCGTTCGCACTCAAGGCGCGGGTGCAACTGCTGCGCGACCTGGGCTCCGCCGTCTCCCCGTTCAACGCGTTCCTCATCGCGCAGGGCATCGAGACGCTGAGCCTGCGGATGGAGCGGCACGTCGCGAACGCGAAGGCCGTCGCCGAGTTCCTCGAGGCGCACCCGGAGGTGGCGACGGTGTCGTACGCGGGTCTGCCGTCGTCGCCGTGGTACGAGCGGGGCAAGACGATCGCGCCGCGCGGCACGGGTGCCATCGTGACGTTCGAACTGAAGGGCGGCGTCGACGCGGGCAAGAAGTTCGTCGACGCGCTGACGTTGCACAGCCACGTCGCGAACATCGGTGACGTGCGCTCGCTGGTGATCCATCCCGCGTCGACGACGCATTCGCAGCTGACCCCGCAGGAGCAGCTCGCCGCCGGTGTCACGCCGGGCCTGGTGCGCCTGGCCGTCGGCATCGAGGGCATCGCCGACATCATCGCCGACCTCGAGACCGGATTCGCGGCGGCGGCATCTTGA
- a CDS encoding bifunctional methylenetetrahydrofolate dehydrogenase/methenyltetrahydrofolate cyclohydrolase translates to MTATILDGKATRDEIFLDLEARVAALKEKGITPGLGTILVGDDPGSASYVRGKHNDCAKLGVASIRRDLPADITQAELEAVIDELNANDECTGYIVQLPLPKHLDENAALERIDPDKDADGLHPVNLGRLVLGKEATLPCTPRGVVHLLRRYNVPIDGAHVTVVGRGVTIGRPIGLLLTRRTENATVTLCHTGTKDLAAETRRADIVVAAAGVAGLITADMVKPGAAVLDVGVSRTPDGLRGDVADDVREVAGFVSPNPGGVGPLTRAFLLANVVERAEKLAGLRD, encoded by the coding sequence GTGACTGCAACGATCCTGGACGGCAAAGCGACCCGCGACGAAATTTTCCTCGACCTCGAGGCCAGGGTGGCAGCCCTGAAGGAGAAGGGCATCACGCCCGGCCTGGGCACCATCCTCGTCGGCGACGATCCCGGATCCGCGTCCTATGTGCGCGGCAAGCACAACGACTGCGCCAAGCTCGGTGTCGCGTCCATCCGCCGTGACCTGCCCGCCGACATCACGCAGGCCGAACTCGAGGCCGTCATCGACGAACTCAACGCCAACGACGAGTGCACCGGCTACATCGTGCAGCTGCCGCTGCCCAAGCACCTCGACGAGAACGCCGCCCTCGAGCGCATCGACCCCGACAAGGACGCCGACGGCCTGCACCCCGTCAACCTCGGCCGTCTCGTCCTCGGCAAGGAGGCCACGCTGCCGTGCACCCCGCGCGGCGTCGTGCACCTGCTGCGCCGCTACAACGTTCCGATCGACGGCGCCCACGTCACCGTCGTCGGCCGCGGCGTCACCATCGGCCGGCCCATCGGCCTGCTGCTGACCCGTCGCACCGAGAACGCGACCGTCACCCTCTGCCACACCGGCACCAAGGATCTGGCTGCCGAGACGCGTCGCGCCGACATCGTCGTCGCCGCCGCCGGTGTCGCCGGCCTGATCACCGCCGACATGGTCAAGCCGGGTGCCGCGGTGCTCGACGTGGGTGTCAGCCGCACCCCGGACGGCCTGCGCGGCGACGTCGCCGACGACGTCCGTGAGGTTGCCGGTTTCGTGTCCCCCAACCCGGGCGGTGTCGGCCCGCTGACCCGCGCCTTCCTGCTCGCCAACGTCGTCGAGCGGGCCGAGAAGCTCGCCGGTCTGCGCGACTAG
- a CDS encoding amino acid permease: MKDTAAPLHRGLTARHIRFIALGSAIGTGLFYGSAEAIEKAGPSVLLAYLIGGAVIYLVLRALGEMAVSNPVSGSFGEYASKHLGPFAGFATGWTYTFEMIVVCLADVTAFGVYMGFWFPDVPRWIWVLAVVFFIGALNLLSVKVFGEVEFWFTLVKITAIVAMIVGGIAVLIFGFGIHDTSAGVSNLWADGGFFATGFGGFLACFAIVMFAFGGTEIIGITAGEAEDPERTIPKAINTVPVRIILFYVLTLAVIMAINPWQSVDAQGSPFVEIFSGLGLGPAATVLNIVVITAALSAINSDVFGAGRMMYGMAQRGQAPAVMRRVSRAGVPWMTVVIMVVTLLVGVLLNYLIPERVFLVIASIATFATVFVWLMILLSQYRARKAMTADEVKALKFPVPLWPYGQLAAIGFLVFVIALLAFDVDTRVAFVVGAGWLTLLALAYLRWVRPRTETLVTHE, from the coding sequence GTGAAAGACACCGCCGCACCGCTGCACCGCGGACTCACGGCGCGCCACATCCGCTTCATCGCGCTCGGGTCCGCGATCGGCACCGGACTGTTCTACGGCTCGGCGGAGGCGATCGAGAAGGCCGGCCCCTCGGTACTGCTGGCGTACCTGATCGGCGGCGCCGTCATCTACCTCGTGCTGCGGGCGCTCGGCGAGATGGCGGTGAGCAACCCGGTGTCGGGGTCGTTCGGCGAGTACGCGAGCAAACACCTCGGCCCGTTCGCCGGATTCGCCACCGGCTGGACGTACACGTTCGAGATGATCGTCGTGTGCCTGGCCGACGTCACCGCGTTCGGCGTCTACATGGGGTTCTGGTTCCCCGACGTACCCCGCTGGATCTGGGTGCTCGCGGTCGTCTTCTTCATCGGCGCCCTCAACCTGCTCAGCGTCAAGGTGTTCGGTGAGGTCGAATTCTGGTTCACCCTCGTCAAGATCACCGCCATCGTCGCGATGATCGTCGGCGGCATCGCCGTCCTGATCTTCGGGTTCGGCATCCACGACACGTCCGCCGGCGTCTCCAACCTGTGGGCCGACGGCGGCTTCTTCGCGACCGGCTTCGGCGGTTTCCTCGCATGCTTCGCGATCGTCATGTTCGCGTTCGGCGGCACCGAGATCATCGGTATCACCGCCGGCGAGGCCGAGGACCCCGAACGCACCATCCCCAAGGCCATCAACACCGTGCCGGTGCGCATCATCCTGTTCTACGTGCTCACCCTCGCGGTCATCATGGCGATCAACCCGTGGCAGTCCGTCGATGCGCAGGGCAGCCCGTTCGTCGAGATCTTCTCCGGGCTCGGCCTCGGCCCGGCCGCGACGGTCCTCAACATCGTCGTCATCACCGCCGCCCTGTCCGCGATCAACAGCGACGTGTTCGGTGCCGGACGCATGATGTACGGCATGGCGCAGCGCGGTCAGGCGCCCGCCGTCATGCGCCGCGTCTCCCGCGCCGGGGTGCCGTGGATGACCGTCGTCATCATGGTGGTCACGCTGCTCGTCGGCGTCCTGCTCAACTACCTCATTCCCGAGCGGGTGTTCCTCGTCATCGCGTCCATCGCCACGTTCGCGACCGTGTTCGTGTGGCTGATGATCCTGCTGTCGCAGTACCGTGCCCGGAAGGCCATGACCGCCGACGAGGTGAAAGCTCTGAAGTTCCCGGTGCCGCTGTGGCCGTACGGGCAGCTCGCCGCCATCGGGTTCCTCGTCTTCGTCATCGCCCTCCTGGCCTTCGACGTCGACACCCGTGTCGCGTTCGTCGTCGGCGCCGGCTGGCTCACCCTGCTCGCCCTCGCCTATCTGCGTTGGGTCCGGCCACGCACTGAAACTTTGGTTACCCACGAGTAG
- a CDS encoding NADP-dependent isocitrate dehydrogenase: MSKIKVEGKVVELDGDEMTRIIWQFIKDKLIHPYIDVDLEYYDLGIEHRDATDDQVTIDSANAIKKHGVGVKCATITPDEARVEEFGLKKMWRSPNGTIRNILGGTIFRAPILISNVPRLVPGWTKPVIVGRHAFGDQYRATDFKVHQAGTVTLTFTPEDGSEPIQHEVVKMPEDGGVVMGMYNFKKSIQDFARASLSYGLQQNYPVYLSTKNTILKAYDGMFKDEFQRIYEDEFKAEFDAAGLTYEHRLIDDMVASSLKWEGGYVWACKNYDGDVQSDTVAQGYGSLGLMTSVLMTPDGKTVEAEAAHGTVTRHYRQHQQGKPTSTNPIASIFAWTRGLAHRGKLDNNPELIEFANQLEDVVVKTVENGQMTKDLALLIGPDQGWQTTEEFLATLDENLQKARA, from the coding sequence ATGTCCAAGATCAAGGTCGAAGGCAAGGTCGTCGAACTCGACGGCGACGAGATGACCCGCATCATCTGGCAGTTCATCAAAGACAAGCTGATCCACCCCTACATCGATGTGGATCTCGAGTACTACGACCTGGGCATCGAGCACCGCGATGCCACCGACGACCAGGTCACCATCGACTCGGCGAACGCCATCAAGAAGCACGGCGTCGGCGTCAAGTGCGCGACCATCACGCCGGACGAGGCTCGCGTCGAGGAGTTCGGCCTCAAGAAGATGTGGCGTTCCCCGAACGGCACCATCCGTAACATCCTGGGCGGCACCATCTTCCGTGCGCCGATCCTGATCTCCAACGTCCCGCGTCTGGTCCCGGGCTGGACCAAGCCGGTCATCGTCGGCCGTCACGCGTTCGGCGACCAGTACCGCGCCACCGACTTCAAGGTCCACCAGGCCGGCACCGTCACCCTCACCTTCACCCCCGAGGACGGCTCCGAGCCGATCCAGCACGAGGTCGTGAAGATGCCCGAGGACGGCGGCGTCGTCATGGGCATGTACAACTTCAAGAAGTCCATCCAGGACTTCGCGCGGGCCTCGCTGTCCTACGGCCTGCAGCAGAACTACCCGGTCTACCTGTCGACCAAGAACACGATCCTCAAGGCCTACGACGGCATGTTCAAGGACGAGTTCCAGCGGATCTACGAGGACGAGTTCAAGGCCGAGTTCGACGCCGCGGGCCTCACCTACGAGCACCGCCTCATCGACGACATGGTCGCCTCCTCGCTCAAGTGGGAGGGCGGCTACGTCTGGGCCTGCAAGAACTACGACGGCGACGTCCAGTCCGACACCGTCGCGCAGGGCTACGGCTCGCTCGGCCTGATGACCTCCGTGCTGATGACCCCGGACGGCAAGACCGTCGAGGCCGAGGCCGCGCACGGCACCGTCACCCGCCACTACCGTCAGCACCAGCAGGGCAAGCCGACGTCGACGAACCCGATCGCGTCGATCTTCGCGTGGACCCGTGGTCTCGCGCACCGCGGCAAGCTCGACAACAACCCGGAGCTGATCGAGTTCGCGAACCAGCTCGAGGACGTCGTCGTCAAGACCGTCGAGAACGGCCAGATGACCAAGGACCTCGCGCTGCTGATCGGCCCGGACCAGGGCTGGCAGACCACCGAGGAGTTCCTCGCGACCCTCGACGAGAACCTGCAGAAGGCGCGCGCATAG
- a CDS encoding homoserine O-acetyltransferase, translating into MGFVDIGSVELENGAVLPDVTLAVQRWGELSPNRDNVVLVEHALTGDSHVTGPADDDHPSPGWWDGMIGPGAPVDTNEWCVLATNVLGGCRGTTGPGSLTADGSYWGSRFPGISIRDQVTAEVALADLLGIDRFAAVVGGSMGGMRTLEWIVGYPDRVDAALVLAVGARATADQIGTQTTQMRIIESDPDWQGGDYHGTGRVPRTGLGLARRIAHLTYRTENELDSRFANEHQSGENPWTGGRYAVQSYLDHQAGKLVSRFDPGTYVLLTEAMNRHDVGRGRGGVEVALAATPVPTIVGGVDSDRLYPLRLQQELADGLPGCDGLRVLESRDGHDGFLTEADAVAELLKETMELAREARRR; encoded by the coding sequence TTGGGCTTCGTCGACATCGGCTCGGTCGAACTCGAGAACGGTGCGGTGCTGCCCGACGTCACCCTGGCCGTACAGCGGTGGGGCGAGCTGTCCCCGAACCGCGACAACGTGGTGCTCGTCGAACACGCCCTGACCGGCGACTCGCACGTGACCGGGCCCGCCGACGACGATCATCCCTCCCCCGGCTGGTGGGACGGCATGATCGGCCCGGGCGCACCGGTCGACACGAACGAATGGTGTGTGCTGGCCACGAACGTGCTCGGCGGCTGCCGCGGCACCACCGGCCCCGGCTCGCTGACAGCCGACGGCTCCTACTGGGGATCCCGGTTCCCGGGGATCTCGATCCGCGATCAGGTGACCGCCGAGGTCGCCCTCGCCGACCTGCTCGGCATCGACCGCTTCGCGGCCGTCGTGGGCGGCTCGATGGGCGGCATGCGGACGCTCGAATGGATCGTCGGGTATCCGGACCGGGTGGATGCGGCACTGGTGCTGGCGGTCGGTGCCCGCGCCACCGCCGACCAGATCGGCACCCAGACCACACAGATGCGGATCATCGAGAGCGACCCCGATTGGCAGGGCGGCGACTACCACGGCACCGGCCGAGTCCCGCGGACCGGGCTGGGCCTCGCCCGCCGGATCGCGCACCTGACGTACCGCACCGAGAACGAACTCGATTCACGTTTCGCGAACGAGCATCAGTCCGGCGAGAACCCGTGGACCGGTGGACGGTACGCCGTCCAGAGCTATCTCGACCATCAGGCCGGCAAGTTGGTGTCCCGGTTCGATCCGGGCACGTACGTGCTGTTGACCGAGGCCATGAACCGGCACGACGTGGGCCGCGGCCGCGGCGGTGTCGAGGTGGCCCTCGCGGCAACCCCCGTCCCGACGATCGTCGGCGGCGTGGATTCGGATCGGCTGTATCCGCTGCGCCTGCAGCAGGAACTGGCCGACGGCCTGCCGGGCTGCGACGGCCTGCGGGTCCTCGAATCGCGGGACGGCCACGACGGCTTCCTCACCGAGGCCGACGCGGTGGCCGAACTGTTGAAGGAAACGATGGAGCTGGCCCGGGAGGCCCGCCGGCGTTGA
- a CDS encoding glycerophosphodiester phosphodiesterase family protein, translating to MSHIRRFPARAAAAAIAAAAAAVGVAAAPASASPLTELFGSLGSGSLNVGSSADPGSNLPDGFDLQAHRGGMGETVEESLPGFRKAIELGVTTLELDIVMSKDGVPVVWHDPTISSKKCSDTAPATTGDPQFPYVGDAVHDLTWAQLQTLDCDKKQAGHPDAETIEGNKLIQLRDVFTLAAAHRADVHFNIETKIEADRPDLTATPQEYVDAILREVRAAGVVDKVMIQSFDWSSLPLVRAAEPSIPLVMLWNEPKWVTGSPWTGPVDYDAVGGDIFAAAQQLGADVMSPTHTLVDANLIEGAHDAGRRVVPWTVDDPARMNELVDLGVDGIITNYPTRLRTVMADRGMPLPQGYPAP from the coding sequence ATGTCGCACATTCGTCGTTTCCCGGCGCGCGCCGCCGCGGCGGCCATCGCCGCTGCCGCTGCCGCAGTCGGTGTTGCCGCGGCGCCCGCATCGGCGTCGCCGCTGACCGAGCTGTTCGGCTCCCTCGGCTCCGGCTCGCTGAACGTCGGGTCGTCGGCCGATCCGGGATCGAATCTGCCCGACGGTTTCGACCTGCAGGCGCACCGCGGCGGCATGGGCGAGACCGTCGAGGAATCGCTGCCCGGCTTCCGGAAGGCGATCGAACTGGGCGTGACCACCCTCGAACTGGACATCGTGATGAGCAAGGACGGGGTGCCCGTCGTCTGGCACGATCCGACGATCTCGTCGAAGAAATGCTCCGACACCGCGCCCGCCACCACCGGAGACCCACAGTTCCCGTACGTCGGCGACGCTGTTCACGACCTGACATGGGCGCAGCTGCAGACCCTCGACTGCGACAAGAAGCAGGCCGGTCACCCCGACGCCGAAACGATCGAGGGCAACAAGCTGATCCAGCTGCGCGACGTGTTCACACTCGCCGCCGCGCACCGGGCGGACGTGCACTTCAACATCGAGACGAAGATCGAAGCCGACCGCCCCGACCTGACCGCCACCCCGCAGGAATACGTCGACGCGATCCTGCGCGAGGTCCGCGCGGCCGGCGTCGTCGACAAGGTCATGATCCAGAGCTTCGACTGGAGCTCGCTGCCGCTGGTGCGGGCCGCGGAACCGTCGATCCCGCTGGTGATGCTGTGGAACGAACCGAAATGGGTCACCGGGTCACCGTGGACCGGCCCCGTCGACTACGACGCCGTCGGCGGCGACATCTTCGCCGCCGCACAACAATTGGGGGCCGACGTCATGTCGCCGACCCACACCCTCGTCGACGCGAACCTGATCGAAGGCGCCCACGACGCCGGACGCCGCGTCGTCCCGTGGACCGTCGACGACCCCGCCCGCATGAACGAACTCGTCGACCTCGGCGTCGACGGCATCATCACCAACTACCCGACCCGGCTGCGCACCGTCATGGCCGACCGCGGCATGCCCCTGCCGCAGGGCTATCCGGCGCCGTGA